The Salvia splendens isolate huo1 chromosome 20, SspV2, whole genome shotgun sequence nucleotide sequence AGAAACTTGTCTTGAAGATTGAAGAACTTCAATTGTTGATAAATTGCAATAAATAGTTAGATTGGATAAAAGCGAGAATAATGTAGTGCCAATTTCTAGTTAGAGTGAATTTCTAGTTATTCCAATACAATGcaaatttttagttatttcaaTACCGCGCGaatttctaattattttatcactATGTGAATTTCTAGTTATTTCAATACAGTAcaaatttctaattattttaaCACTCTGAATTTCTAGTTATTTCAATACAGTGCGgatttctaattattttaaCACTGTGCGAATTTCTAGTTATTTCAATATAGTGCtaatttctaattattttaaCACTGCGAATTTCTTGTTATttcatttgtaaatatttagtgGGTTTCTATAGAGTTCTCTATGCTGTAGGAGGCGACAGGGGGAGGGCAGGGACGTGGAGGTGGTGTTGGAGGCGGAGGTGGCGGCGGGCTCAGAGGAGACGTTCTTGGAGGCGCTGGACCCGGAGTGACGCAGACCCCGCATTGGGGGTCCAAAACCTCCCCCCCCCATGGTGGGAAGGTGGGAGGAGAGTAGAGAGATAAAAAGCAAACTAAAGTTGGTACCAACCAAGGAATCAACAGGAATTCTTACTTTTTCCCACCATTTTTATCAATGGAGTCATGAGCAATCTCAGGCATTGTCATAAGATGAAGCAGCAGCTCTAGCTTTTTGATATCTCTGCATCTTGTTTTATTTCAGTCACCTTCTTGTCGTCATCGATTTCTTCCTCTTGCATTTCCTCATCCATGAGTTCTTTTAGGAagtgaatgacacgagttttagcTAAAGCAACCTTTATTCCAACTTCAGCAAAACCTGTTCGAGATTGAATGAGATTGACTATCTCCGCTGGGCGGTCCTCCTTCGCTCTATGTACATGCTTTGCAATTTGTAAACCAGATTGGTGTGGAAGATCCGTCCTATATTAACATAAATAGGATTCTAAGATTTCCACACACAATTAATTCAacacaaacaaaatcaaaattccaCACATACTAACAGGGGGAAAGTATTAATTAACAGAGCAAATAAAAACAAgaaactaattaaattgattgaTAAAATGGAAATGAATTCAGAGATTAACCACATATCAAACCGAAACATATATGGAGAAAAAATCACACATAAACACATTTTCCAAACAGAATTAAGTCAAGGCATAAACATATTAATGATCATATCTTACTTTGTCCCACCATTTCCATCCTGAGCCATATCATCTTTGGCATTGTCAGTAGCTCCAGCTTTCGATTTCTCAGCATCGACTTGTTCCCCTTCAGCCACAAGTTCGTCAATAAATTCTTGTATTTTACCCATTAGCGATGTTATGAACTTATCCGTGGCTCCAATCTTAATCAGGGTTTCTTTAGCATTGTAATACTTTCTTCTACGATTCATGTTCCTGGATTTTGCCAGGTCAGAAAATGCTCTTGGTTTCCTGAATTACAATAAATACTAAGTATCACTTTCTTGATAAATTAAATGAATCTAATTTCTTGATAATGATGATGAATCTACAGATTAACGAAATGAATTGGAGAAAGTATCACAATACCACAAAAAAACCCTAGGTTCACATATACAGTACATATGGAAAGGCCAAACgattctaaaaaaaatttcacacaaAATTAATTCAACGcataaacaaatcaaaattcCACAATCAGGAATGTATTATTAACGGAGTAAtcaaaaacaagaaattaattaaagggGTCGATAAACATGGTGATGAATTCAGAGATTAACTCACATATCAAAATGGAACGAACTTGGAGAAAAAAATCACACATAATCACATTTTTCATACAGAATTAAAGGcacaaacaaaatcaaaattccaCAAGTAATTAAAAGTGATACTTTTGATTGGGAGCATCATCCATATCAGGAGCATCTTCGGCCATAGGTCGCTTCCTCTTCGAATCGCCGTCGCCGTCCATCCTCCGCCGCTGCCGACGATTAAATCACACCGCTAATTTGCAATTCTTTCTCTCTCAAGCTAACAATTACTTCTTGGATGCAGAAAGAAGAAGGGGATTTCGATTTATAGATGTGAAAAATTTACGAAATAACTaccatttataatttatttccgAAAAAAGTAAAACTAACCCAAAACTGACGGAGTGATAATTAATTATGCATCACAAAggccaaaaatctaaaaatgcTGATAATGCCATGTTATTATACTAACTAGTATCATCCCCGTGCGCGCTTCTTCGTAtaaaattgaaatgtaaaataaataaattatgataaaaaGCAAAATTATATAAAGTTTTTAAATCACTAATACAATACAAACCATAACATTAATTACGAATCAATCTTGATTACGTTAAGgttattatatattattagtaattgtattaataataatttaatttaaattttaaaacacTATAATTGCTCTTGATTATGTTATTAATAATTGTTGGTAAtgttgaaaaattaaaatatctttccatattgtcttatggatttttttaaataatattaaaattttaatcttaTACTATGTTTGAATTAATTACTTAGTTCATCCATCCGTTTAATTATTATTCATATAACATTCAATAATTTCACTAGTAGAAAATTAATCAacttcattaataaaaaataatatactaaaATGCAaagaaatcaataaaaaaatagtagaatCCAGAATCATTAATGCTCATAGCTCTGGCCAACCGTCCATCGGCCTCCATCTATCCtcaatagacatcatcttctctgCTCATCTTATCCAACACTTTCATCGTCCTGCATTGACACCATCTTCTTCACCAGGCCAGTTTGCTCTCATATGTAGATAAGAACTTCAAACAAAAGTCAACTACAGACCCCATATTGCAATTTCGAGAAATATATTCATTCGTGAACAATGCGAACACAACTTTGCGTTTGTACtgcaaaatttataaaaaacctaccaatttcaaaatcaaatttgGCAAGGGGAATGCTTCCATGATTTCAACCTTTGATTGATAAATTAAGTTATGGTAGTTTGTATATCACTAAGAGAGATTAGTTCCATTTCCATATTTCCCAGCCATCCTCTCTGGTaagaacacaacaacaaatattagtaACATAACAATCACAAAAAAGAATGTGTAAACAACAAATATTAGTAACATAACAATCAAAAAAAGAATGTGTAAAGTGgttaaatatgaaattatactATTGATAAAAAGCAAGAACCATACTGAAAACAAAGTCTTTTTGCAGAAAATTCAGTGAAGAAATAGATTATAGGTGATGGTAATGAGAAAGTGAGTAATAAGCTAGCGAATGACACGTATATATAGACAAAAAAACATAGAGAAATTATATTGTTctaaaatttacataaattattattaatacaaTTACTAATAATGTGTAATAATGTGGCAGTTACAAAGTTAATCATGAATTCGTGTAACCCCAATTCCATGGCTGATATGTAATGCTTATTATTGAAATATTGAGATTAAATCACAATTATTAAAAGTATGTAACTGCCAACAATTTATAAACCTTTATGAAGGAAACTTGCATGCCACATTTATCGCTCTAATTAGTATAACCGCCTATTCTATTTCTACGGATGAAATATAATTAGTGTATGagatttaattgatttaaatgaTGTTTATAATTGGTGAATTGTAATagtaattgaattaattttttggtAGGCCAATCAAAATATCTAAATTTTACAATACAATtcaaaacttataaatatttacaATAAAGGTCAAGACTCGCCttttatatatgtgtgtgtatatatatataggggtgcgttaaaatgacaacacctcttcAAATAACACCATACCACCATTCCTAGCCAATCATTTGTACACGTGGACGAATAATAAGCTGCCATGTGGCAAAAAGGGTAAAAATCTCGGCCAGCAATATGCAACACTGTATACAGCAATTTTTCTCGGCCAACAATATCCAACACGCTATACAACAATCTATAGATTGATGTGTAGCGTTTATAATATTGCTGTGTAGCGTTTATAATATTGCTGTATATGTGGTGTCACATTGTCACTTTAAGAgttgttgtcattttaacacaaacctatatatatatatatgtccatgatcaattgagattttttaggctaattgagaaatgagatgcaatatcaaCATTATACTCTGTTGACATAAATGCAAATCTGTTGACATGATGTATGTTACTTGTTAAATATTCTATGTAGCTATACTCTTTGTTGACATTCTGTTTCATTAACATGATTTTTTTGTgttatgttggtgaattatacTCTGTTGACATAAATGCAAATCTGTTGACCTGATGTATGTTACCTGTTAAATATTCTCTGTAGTTATACTCTTTGTTGACATTCTGTTTCATTAACATGATTTTTTGTgttatgttggtgaattatacTCTGTTGACATAAATGCAAATCTGTTGACATGATGTATGTTACATGTTAAAATTCTATGTAGCTATACTCTTTGTTGACATTCTGTTTACATACAAAATAGT carries:
- the LOC121780795 gene encoding uncharacterized protein LOC121780795 isoform X1 — encoded protein: MDGDGDSKRKRPMAEDAPDMDDAPNQKKPRAFSDLAKSRNMNRRRKYYNAKETLIKIGATDKFITSLMGKIQEFIDELVAEGEQVDAEKSKAGATDNAKDDMAQDGNGGTKTDLPHQSGLQIAKHVHRAKEDRPAEIVNLIQSRTGFAEVGIKVALAKTRVIHFLKELMDEEMQEEEIDDDKKVTEIKQDAEISKS
- the LOC121780795 gene encoding uncharacterized protein LOC121780795 isoform X2 — its product is MDGDGDSKRKRPMAEDAPDMDDAPNQKNMNRRRKYYNAKETLIKIGATDKFITSLMGKIQEFIDELVAEGEQVDAEKSKAGATDNAKDDMAQDGNGGTKTDLPHQSGLQIAKHVHRAKEDRPAEIVNLIQSRTGFAEVGIKVALAKTRVIHFLKELMDEEMQEEEIDDDKKVTEIKQDAEISKS